The proteins below come from a single Arthrobacter sp. zg-Y1171 genomic window:
- a CDS encoding DUF4389 domain-containing protein translates to MNAGRIVLIVIGSLLVLAGLTAGAGAAGLGTLAAAQGDDGYLSVPEETYSVGSYALTSENVEVSTGIRAQDDVGRVQVRGTDPDGELFIGIASRADVDRYLAGVAHSELGDVTFDPFSAQYEESPGAAAPAPPGEQDFWSASSAGTGTQELEWPLQEGEWTVVVMNADASPGVTADLQVGIRSDVLGPLAWWLLIGAVVLVLGGAALILAAILAGRKHTGAYPGPSGGHGPYGYAAAPVPASGETPASPPAGTPAGTQVPAGATAAGAPPGTAEAPALSGARAAQLSAGGTGAPYPARLYGELDPGLSRWLWLVKWFLAIPHFILLAFLWIAFWVATVIAGFAILFTARYPRGLFEFNVGVLRWSWRVAFYATGVLGTDRYPPFSLERTDYPADFDVAYPERLSRGLVLVKWWLLVIPQALIVGAFTGSGYVIVRQNGPFGGWDRSMGDGGSAVNWATDPAGEGLRSAGGWTVGISLLTLLVLVAAVALLFTGRYPRPLFEFVMGLQRWSYRVLAYTALMRDEYPPFRLDQGPVDARDLPAAGGAARFS, encoded by the coding sequence ATGAATGCAGGCAGAATCGTACTGATCGTTATTGGTTCCCTGCTGGTCCTCGCCGGACTGACTGCCGGGGCCGGCGCTGCCGGCTTGGGAACCCTGGCCGCGGCCCAGGGCGACGACGGCTACCTATCCGTTCCCGAAGAGACCTACAGTGTCGGCTCGTACGCCCTGACCAGCGAGAACGTCGAGGTGAGTACGGGCATCCGGGCTCAGGACGATGTCGGGAGGGTGCAGGTCCGGGGAACCGACCCCGACGGTGAGCTGTTTATCGGGATTGCGTCCAGGGCCGACGTCGACCGGTACCTGGCCGGGGTTGCCCATTCGGAACTCGGAGACGTTACGTTCGATCCCTTCTCCGCGCAATACGAGGAGAGCCCGGGCGCCGCCGCACCGGCCCCGCCGGGGGAGCAGGACTTCTGGTCCGCCTCTTCCGCAGGAACCGGCACGCAGGAGCTTGAGTGGCCGCTGCAGGAGGGCGAATGGACCGTCGTCGTGATGAACGCCGACGCCTCTCCCGGGGTCACGGCGGACCTGCAGGTGGGAATCCGCTCCGACGTTCTGGGACCTCTCGCCTGGTGGCTGCTGATCGGGGCCGTCGTCCTGGTGCTCGGCGGCGCGGCGCTGATCCTCGCTGCGATCCTGGCCGGCCGGAAGCACACCGGAGCATACCCCGGTCCCAGCGGCGGGCACGGTCCCTATGGTTACGCAGCGGCGCCGGTTCCCGCTTCCGGTGAGACGCCTGCGTCCCCGCCGGCGGGGACGCCTGCAGGGACGCAGGTTCCGGCAGGCGCCACGGCGGCAGGTGCGCCGCCGGGCACCGCGGAGGCACCGGCGTTGTCCGGCGCCCGGGCAGCGCAGCTGTCCGCTGGAGGCACCGGGGCACCGTATCCGGCCCGGCTCTACGGGGAACTGGACCCGGGGCTCTCCCGCTGGTTGTGGCTGGTGAAGTGGTTCCTGGCCATTCCGCACTTCATCCTGCTGGCCTTCCTGTGGATCGCCTTCTGGGTAGCCACCGTCATTGCGGGTTTCGCCATCCTCTTCACTGCCCGTTATCCGCGGGGGCTTTTCGAGTTCAACGTGGGGGTGCTCCGCTGGAGCTGGCGGGTGGCGTTCTATGCCACAGGCGTGCTGGGCACGGACAGGTATCCGCCCTTCAGCCTGGAGCGCACCGACTATCCGGCGGACTTCGACGTTGCCTACCCGGAACGGCTTTCGCGCGGGCTGGTCCTGGTGAAGTGGTGGCTGCTGGTTATCCCGCAGGCACTGATCGTGGGGGCGTTCACCGGGTCCGGCTACGTCATTGTGCGCCAAAACGGCCCGTTCGGCGGGTGGGACCGAAGCATGGGCGACGGCGGCTCGGCGGTGAACTGGGCAACGGACCCGGCCGGCGAAGGCCTGCGGTCGGCCGGCGGCTGGACAGTGGGCATCTCCCTGCTGACCCTGCTGGTCCTGGTCGCTGCAGTGGCCCTGTTGTTCACCGGCCGCTATCCGCGTCCGCTGTTCGAGTTCGTTATGGGCCTGCAGCGCTGGTCCTACCGCGTCCTGGCTTACACGGCGCTGATGCGCGACGAATACCCGCCGTTCCGGCTGGACCAGGGACCGGTTGACGCGCGGGACCTGCCGGCTGCCGGGGGTGCGGCACGTTTCAGCTAG
- the lpdA gene encoding dihydrolipoyl dehydrogenase, with protein sequence MSEHYDVVVLGAGPGGYVAAIRAAQLGLKTAIVEEKYWGGVCLNVGCIPSKALLRNAELAQIFTNQAKTFGMSGDVTFDYGAAFDRSRQVADGRVKGVHFLMKKNKITEYDGHGVFTDDHTLEVDLSKGGSESITFDNAIIATGTYVRLLPGVELSENVVTYEAQILDRDLPKKMVIVGAGAIGMEFGYVLRSYGVDVTIIEFLDRALPNEDVDVSKEITKQYKKLGIPILTSTKVETVKDNGSSVTVTYTDKNGQQGSIEADRVMMSIGFAPRTEGFGLEKTGVELTDRGAIGIDDYMRTNVPHIYAIGDITAKLQLAHVAEAMGVVAAETIGKAETLPLGDYRMMPRATFCQPQVASFGLTEQQARDEGHEVIVSTFPFTANGKAHGLGEPVGFVKLVADAKYGELLGGHLIGPDVSELLPELTLAQKWDLTAAELARNVHTHPTLSEALQEAFHGLTGHMINF encoded by the coding sequence ATGAGCGAACATTACGACGTCGTGGTCCTCGGGGCCGGACCGGGAGGCTATGTGGCCGCCATCCGCGCGGCCCAACTGGGCTTGAAGACGGCAATCGTGGAGGAGAAATACTGGGGCGGCGTCTGCCTCAACGTCGGGTGCATTCCGTCCAAGGCACTGCTGCGCAATGCCGAACTGGCGCAGATTTTCACCAACCAGGCCAAGACGTTCGGCATGAGCGGCGACGTCACCTTTGATTACGGAGCGGCCTTTGACCGCAGCCGCCAGGTCGCCGACGGCCGGGTCAAGGGCGTCCACTTCCTGATGAAGAAGAACAAGATCACGGAGTACGACGGCCACGGCGTCTTCACCGACGACCACACCCTCGAGGTGGACCTGTCCAAAGGCGGCAGCGAGAGCATCACGTTCGACAACGCGATCATCGCCACCGGGACCTACGTACGGCTGCTGCCCGGCGTCGAACTGAGCGAAAACGTGGTCACCTACGAAGCCCAGATCCTGGACCGGGACCTGCCGAAGAAAATGGTGATCGTCGGTGCCGGGGCCATCGGGATGGAATTCGGCTATGTGCTGCGTAGCTACGGCGTGGATGTGACCATCATCGAATTCCTGGACCGGGCCCTGCCCAACGAGGATGTGGACGTCTCCAAGGAGATCACCAAGCAGTACAAGAAGCTCGGCATCCCCATCCTCACCTCCACCAAGGTGGAAACGGTGAAGGACAACGGCTCGTCCGTCACAGTCACCTATACGGACAAGAACGGCCAGCAGGGCAGCATCGAAGCCGACCGGGTGATGATGTCCATCGGCTTTGCCCCGCGCACCGAGGGCTTCGGCCTGGAAAAAACCGGGGTGGAGCTCACCGACCGCGGAGCCATCGGCATCGATGACTACATGCGCACCAATGTCCCGCACATCTACGCCATCGGCGATATCACTGCCAAGCTCCAGCTCGCCCACGTGGCGGAGGCCATGGGAGTGGTGGCAGCTGAAACCATCGGCAAGGCGGAAACCCTGCCGCTGGGCGATTACCGCATGATGCCCCGTGCCACCTTCTGCCAGCCACAGGTAGCCAGCTTCGGGCTCACCGAACAGCAGGCCCGCGACGAGGGTCACGAGGTCATAGTCAGCACCTTCCCGTTTACCGCCAACGGCAAAGCCCACGGGCTGGGCGAACCGGTGGGCTTCGTGAAACTGGTGGCCGACGCCAAGTACGGGGAACTGCTGGGCGGGCACCTGATCGGCCCCGACGTCTCGGAGCTGCTGCCGGAACTGACCCTGGCACAGAAGTGGGACCTGACAGCGGCCGAACTCGCCCGCAATGTGCACACCCACCCGACCCTCAGTGAAGCGCTGCAGGAAGCTTTCCACGGACTGACCGGCCACATGATCAACTTCTAG